A segment of the Triticum urartu cultivar G1812 chromosome 1, Tu2.1, whole genome shotgun sequence genome:
AAAATTGCGACATTGCCTTATCTAAGATTCGATGCCTTGGCACGAAGATTAAACATTCAGAATATCGTAATGAATTGAAGGGCATTGAATGGGGACGATGTGGGAAATTTAGCTTGTTACAGTAGACCATATAATGTGTGAAAGAAAAGTGCAAGGCTAGAACAGCTTATAGTATGACGCAGAGAAAGCATGCTATAAGCTAACAGTTTTAGTGACTAGGGAAAAATTCCGTGGAATTGTAGTTGTCAGCGTGTGCACCTCAAATGTGGTTTAATTTTTTTTGTACAGCTTTAAGCCATAATTTGCAACACAAGTAATTTCTAGTGTTTTGAGAAGGACCAAATGAAGCCGATACATCAGGTTGCAATAAGATCTCAAGGGCAGGCACCTGGCCATTTGATCTACTGACATTCTGATTGGTTCCACGGTTTCCTGTTTGCAGATTCAGGGGTGTATCTAGCTGAAAAGATAAACATCTACCTAGCAGAGCACTGGAAGATCTTCGCCAGCCGGAATTACTTTGACCGCGCTGGAGTTTTCGTCTCCGTTGTTTGGTCCGGCCCCCTTGTCTTCATATCTATCGTCACCGTGGTTAGTAAAAGACCTTACACGTTCCGAAGCAAACCTTTTCGTCAATTAGATTCTGCAATCAATTTGCGGTTCAGCTTTGTTTACAATCCAAATCTTTCTGACGGTTCCAGGTTAGCTCTCTTATTACACTGTGCCAGTTAATGGTGAAATGGAAGAGAGCAGAACTAAGGCATCGGGCTCGTCTTGCTCGTGACAAGGAGGAATGATTTCATATCCTATTTTGGAAGAAGGGAACTAGAGTGTTGAATTGTTGATCTTAGTCAGTGCTTGGATCTTAGAGGGATGCGCAGTTACCAAGTACTGTAAATGCTTCATCTGCTATCAGCATAGCATGTAATCTTCAGCTGCTCTTTCTTAGTAGTGTATTTCTATTATTCTCTGGGGTCATCAACTTCGGTAATGGTTAGGTATGCAGAAAACTAGATAGATGTTGTATCTGGCTCCATCCTGTTTTATTTGTAGCTAACCTGACGATGTAAGTTTGTTTGATATTCGCTATGATACATCTGCAAAAACCACACATCGAtacatccccccccccccctagtgCAAAGGTTATTTTCTGTAGCGAGATGAGTGATAAATATCATATACTTCCTCCGTAAataaatataagagcatttagatcactactttagtgacctaaacgcttttatatatttttacagagggagtagataTAAGTACGTATAATATAAGAAGCTCAGAATAGGAGAAAAAACACACACCAGAACAAGCAAAATGCAGGGAGGTCTTTACTACTACTTCTGTTCCTAAATGTTTAAACTACTTTAGGAACAGAGGGTGCAATTCCTAAAACAGGAACTTGGAGAAGTAGCATGTCAACTTGACCTTTTATTATTTCCTTTCAGCACTGATGGACAAATATGTGCATCAGTGGTTATTGCCAGAATTTTACATATTACAAGCGAAACAAATTTGTTTAGGCAGAAACATCACAATTTCTTTAGCCTCTTAACAACCGCTTGGCCGGCAAAGAATTCCTGAACTTCTTCCTATACAAGAAAAAACCTAGGGCACCGAGCAAGGGCCAAGATGTTACCACAGCAATGTAAGCCAGCCACCAGACCGACCTCCCCTGGGATCGAATGAGCTGGTTAATGGATTTCTTAACGGGGGCAATGGCATCGCGGATTTTATCTGTGGAGAGCTCTTCTCGCTGCTCTTGTGACCCTACAAGGCCTTGGGCAGGCGCTACATTATCCTCTGAGCTGTTTGTATTCTTCACCGCGCTGTGACTCTCATCCTGTAACACACTGGTGGACCCATTCTGTTGTACATTAATCATCCCATCACTGCCTTCCATTTCACTGACGGTCCGCTTATCCAAGGAGTCATGAATGTTGGTATCCTCATTTGTTACTGCAGCTACCATTCCATCTTCCATGAGATTGACATATGGGCCCTTATCGATGGATGATTCCATCGAAGATTGCAACCCATGCTCTTGAATCTGCATTCAAATGTTAATAAGTTATATCATGTTATCAAAGATGACTTGCGGTCTATTAATAATCACCACCTTCTGTCGATGCATGCAAGGACTGTCATGTAGAGCAGAGAAAAACTCGGAGACAGGTTTCACCCACCTATAAAACAGAGGAAGACATTATCAGATACCATCACACATAGAATCTCAAAGGTCGCATCAGAAGTTAAAAAAAGAAAGGTGTGAAAGGAAAGGAATTTGAAGAGTGGCAGTTAAAAGTTAAAACAATGCACCCAATGCATTTGTCGTACAGAACGTAATTTAGACATGTGCACATTCTAATACAATTTTGTAGAGTATATTTATGGATTTCTCAAAATTAGAGTATATTTATGCATTGCCTGAGAAACAACGAGGTGCAAGGGGGCGGCGGGCAACAAGATTTGGGCATTTGGCATGCTAGGGGGCTGCACCAGGGCGATCCCCTGTCGTTCCTT
Coding sequences within it:
- the LOC125519335 gene encoding transmembrane protein 18-like, which codes for MEGVQAAVTAHLDQVSGLVQALSSELRSGIGPAADSLLAFVRAVDWTEPWLLCLMAFHAGLLLTAVGLRRNANLQFFFLFLAYSGVYLAEKINIYLAEHWKIFASRNYFDRAGVFVSVVWSGPLVFISIVTVVSSLITLCQLMVKWKRAELRHRARLARDKEE